A DNA window from Gammaproteobacteria bacterium contains the following coding sequences:
- a CDS encoding YggS family pyridoxal phosphate-dependent enzyme has product MRDLPRALERVRQRLAAAERRYGRPAGSVRLLAVGKTQPAARIRRAVKCGLREFAENYAQEAIIKLEELQGLEESGLTWHFIGALQANKTRPVASRFAWLHSLTRARVAQRLSAQRPDCLPPMNICLQVNIDGETGKPGISDAAALAALARCVRELPRLRLRGLMAMPRPDTLNLRAQRAPFRRLRECAARLQDDLGIALDTLSMGTSRDLEAAVAEGATMVRVGTDIFGGRRS; this is encoded by the coding sequence GTGCGCGACCTGCCCCGCGCCCTGGAGCGGGTCCGACAGCGCCTCGCCGCCGCGGAAAGGCGCTACGGGCGCCCGGCGGGCTCCGTGCGGCTGCTCGCTGTCGGCAAAACGCAGCCCGCCGCCCGTATCCGTAGGGCCGTAAAGTGCGGCCTGCGGGAGTTTGCCGAGAATTACGCGCAGGAAGCGATCATCAAGCTCGAAGAATTACAGGGATTGGAAGAATCCGGCCTGACCTGGCACTTCATCGGCGCACTGCAAGCGAACAAGACCCGCCCAGTCGCTTCCCGTTTTGCCTGGCTGCACTCGCTGACGCGCGCCAGGGTGGCGCAAAGGCTGTCCGCCCAGAGGCCCGACTGCCTGCCGCCCATGAACATCTGTCTGCAGGTCAATATAGACGGCGAAACCGGCAAGCCCGGTATCTCCGACGCCGCCGCGCTGGCGGCGCTCGCCCGTTGCGTTCGGGAGCTGCCGCGGTTGCGGCTCAGGGGACTGATGGCCATGCCGCGTCCCGATACGCTGAACCTGCGTGCCCAGCGGGCGCCCTTTCGCCGACTGCGGGAGTGCGCCGCGCGGTTGCAGGACGACCTCGGGATCGCGCTCGATACCCTGTCCATGGGCACCAGCCGGGACCTGGAGGCGGCGGTCGCGGAAGGCGCCACCATGGTGCGCGTCGGTACGGACATCTTCGGGGGCCGGCGCAGTTGA